From Myxocyprinus asiaticus isolate MX2 ecotype Aquarium Trade chromosome 25, UBuf_Myxa_2, whole genome shotgun sequence, one genomic window encodes:
- the LOC127416484 gene encoding uncharacterized protein LOC127416484 isoform X2: MDQKDTEMNEKGVSSSTSGVVVQVREKKGPLRAAIPYMPFPVAVICLFLNTFVPGLGYPHGNRASGHLILRLLQHSFIIGPPQVSASPSGVWRTWSTSGGHVYAVDPARVIHVSACIQNACIV, from the exons ATGGACCAAAAGGACACGGAAATGAATGAAAAAGGAGTCTCGTCTTCTACCAGCGGAGTAGTTGTTCAAGTCAGGGAGAAGAAAGGACCTTTACGCGCTGCCATCCCCTATATGCCTTTCCCAGTAGCAGTCATCTGCCTGTTTCTCAACACATTTGTGCCCGGACTGG GATACCCCCATGGGAACCGTGCCTCAGGTCATCTAATCTTGCGTCTACTTCAGCATAGCTTTATCATTGGGCCTCCTCAAGTTTCAGCCAGTCCCTCTGGAGTCTGGAGGACATGGAGTACTTCTGGAGGACATGTGTATGCCGTAGATCCTGCAAGAGTGATCCATGTGTCTGCATGCATTCAGAATGCATGCATTGTGTAA
- the LOC127416185 gene encoding C-C motif chemokine 13-like, translating into MRAYCIFIACLVLFALCSLTRSEWSQGPDKCCFSFSNVRIPLKQVESYHTTHLECHRSGIIFITKAQKEICADPSEKWVQRLKNLVDARTLKDMGSEGSSVDSA; encoded by the exons ATGAGAGCTTACTGCATCTTCATCGCCTGTCTGGTGCTCTTCGCCCTCTGCTCACTCACTCGCAGTGAAT GGAGTCAAGGCCCAGATAAGTGCTGCTTTTCTTTTTCCAATGTAAGAATCCCCTTAAAGCAGGTTGAAAGTTACCATACAACACATCTCGAATGCCACAGGAGTGGTATCAT TTTCATCACAAAGGCTCAAAAGGAGATCTGTGCTGACCCATCAGAGAAATGGGTTCAGAGACTGAAGAACCTGGTGGATGCTCGAACCCTGAAGGATATGGGATCAGAAGGCAGCTCTGTGGATAGTGCCTAA